Proteins from a single region of Rhea pennata isolate bPtePen1 chromosome 4, bPtePen1.pri, whole genome shotgun sequence:
- the LOC134140130 gene encoding maestro heat-like repeat-containing protein family member 2B: MGVLRALRGFFTGVGARSGPARGENGGSVVGAVPAAITTFAAVVISILDQLEDAQGGRAEAYRQLESVLWGDESDLQSSVAGRAIALAAQDLRVAQDTTAAVRMAASDVLVALARWHLHDVVSVLQGHLQALEEMSVELVLHTLHNLAIRYALQCVPFAGKTLAALRGVLSTAGSSRMLCAVCGVVEQWCSGISAYLRQREKCDFPHLGAAQLCAPVYSLGKQAMLRAMAVMMGVLLHAEEHHQHAWEQLLWLLHQYREVQDPSGVTRSLSYFLWAVMDVQAQVPRAKILAVIAAVHEQLCDEMEPPSPGHRAELCHCMVLQARICPEETIVFLYYKLRTGNKVDRVAAVEMLQALVRCDAPDVREKLPLFTKLVQSVCHDPAAQVRKAVLRFLGELLHSSAPGCSAWDVVGHLFGEFSRASGRLATGKLSVVEVWEERTVQRLCAHVLGSLDVSAGAVAKLLWPRLLQYVVPAEYTGMLVPLCRCLRALAERAERTEGEEEKAAPEALKPAEPAPLPAPQALLARLLVVAAVAPHTGGGHGAAALQLLQVLCGTIHRAVGASWATEIPLLLQHLAGTTAGFLDRAEWDSLLLKFLRASLEVIASEAWTVELSRELSRQLGGSPRLSWEKVCALAAARPEGCSGRAWEAQAGARAGGGDLPQLTVAGARPLLLQRFLYKALGTALAACGCLRHVREQTLQHLEATNFLELWEAQGIVSVVSRCAESHFQLALSSVQQFTGTLKHRKQSHALRNRAARATLMVIYGRMALRAPREQLLTHVERDIVGNVLQLYREGCQDAQLKLSLVQSVTEISLAIQAADAGPRFELCCKRELLQMLLEVMQEEPQESPVQPRALMAVEQLSKLKPRLSREEKCSLLAQCCRGVVCLRHPEQMEARGEAAAAAPVAPGVQAPSLRALGQLMRTLLREEPAPICFEDVVQVLRHWLASAEECERERALQVCVQLLGAHEEQREHGRGRACEQFGSLAGLLGPLTCDASAASRWRAATCLGHLLQIGAETTDVAPCTNEIGYLRERLNTVAPDSLLATSTNIAKLVCKHVPQGQAADFMDTVMESLQCTRPVRAWAAGRWALTFLGDCGEQIFQEEVPELVTILCTCLQSTQQSTRRCFVLRAMFILARCHQEPVIDSLLQRCLPMDSNTVEVWRSLGRSALGYPILERLTEKLRAAGDSSQGSECCARELGSSQAALEPHTIIRALCEMVSVLQSEGLVQHLLPDLLPSLLGQVSETLREEMEPSLREPESSDTSGRLFVEVLELVLSKCLEERWLRLLREQGAWASLAEPQAHSAGVCLLASVLLRAELVPPRLLQNLSTWLDSCSANLRLTATAFFAEVRQR; the protein is encoded by the exons ATGGGGGTGCTGCGAGCACTCCGAG GTTTCTTCACTGGCGTGGGTGCCCGGTCTGGCCCTGCGCGTGGTGAGAATGGTGGCAGTGTGGTCGGGGCCGTCCCTGCGGCCATCACGACCTTCGCCGCCGTGGTGATTTCTATTCTGGACCAGTTGGAAGATGCTCAG GGCGGCAGAGCAGAGGCCTACCGCCAGCTGGAGAGCGTCTTGTGGGGCGACGAGAGCGACCTGCAGAGCTCTGTCGCAGGCAGAGCCATAGCACTGGCAGCCCAGGACCTGCGCGTGGCCCAG GACACGACGGCCGCCGTGAGGATGGCGGCGAGTGACGTCCTGGTGGCGCTGGCCCGCTGGCACCTGCATGATGTGGTGTCGGTGCTGCAGGGCCACCTCCAGGCCCTGGAGGAGATGTCGGTGGAGCTGGTCCTCCACACTCTGCACAACCTGGCCATCCGCTACG CCCTGCAGTGCGTGCCCTTCGCGGGAAAGACGCTGGCAGCCCTGCGCGGCGTGCTGAGCACAGCGGGGAGCAGCCGGATGCTGTGCGCCGTCTGTGGCG ttgtGGAGCAGTGGTGCAGCGGGATCAGCGCATACCTCCGCCAACGGGAGAAATGCGACTTCCCTCACCTGGGGGCTGCCCAGCTCTGCGCCCCTGTTTACTCGCTT GGCAAGCAGGCCATGCTGAGGGCGATGGCTGTTATGATGGGTGTCCTGCTGCACGCGGAGGAGCACCACCAACATGCCTGGGAGCAGCTTCTCTGGCTGCTGCACCAATACCGAGAAGTCCAGGACCCCTCAGGGGTGACCAGG AGTCTCAGCTATTTCCTGTGGGCCGTGATGGATGTTCAGGCCCAGGTGCCCCGAGCCAAGATTCTGGCTGTCATCGCGGCTGTGCACGAGCAG CTCTGCGATGAGATGGAGCCACCCAGCCCAGGGCACCGAGCAGAGTTGTGCCACTGCATGGTGCTGCAGG CCCGAATTTGCCCGGAGGAGACCATCGTGTTCCTGTACTATAAGCTCAGGACCGGGAACAAGGTCGATCGCGTGGCAGCCGTGGAAATGCTGCAAGCTCTTGTCCGCTGTGACG CCCCCGatgtgagagagaagctgcccCTGTTCACCAAGCTGGTGCAGTCTGTGTGCCACGACCCTGCAGCCCAG GTGAGGAAGGCAGTGCTGCGTTTCCtcggggagctgctgcactCCAGCGCCCCGGGCTGCTCGGCGTGGGACGTGGTGGGGCACCTCTTCGGCGAGTTCAGCCGGGCCTCGGGCAGACTG GCAACAGGAAAACTTTCGGTGGTGGAAGTGTGGGAAGAGAGGACTGTTCAGCGCCTCTGCGCCCACGTCCTGGGCTCACTGGACGTATCTGCCGGAGCGGTGGCCAAG CTCCTGTGGCCGAGGCTGCTGCAGTATGTGGTGCCAGCTGAGTATACGGGCATGCTGGTCCCGCTGTGCCGCTGCCTGCGTGCCCTGGCcgagagagcagagagaacagAGGGCGAGGAAGAGAAGGCGGCGCCCGAGGCCCTGAAGCCTGCAGAGCCAG cccctctgccgGCTCCCCAAGCCCTGCTGGCTCGTCTGCTG GTGGTGGCAGCTGTGGCTCCACACACAGGCGGTGGCCATGGagccgcagccctgcagctgctgcaggtgctCTGTGGCACGATCCACAGAGCCGTGGGGGCGAGCTGGGCCACAGAGAtccccctgctgctgcagcacctggcag GAACAACCGCCGGCTTCCTGGACAGGGCCGAGTGGGACAGCCTCCTGCTGAAG TTCCTGCGAGCGTCGCTGGAGGTCATCGCCAGCGAGGCCTGGACCGTGGAGCTGAGCCGGGAGCTGAGCCGGCAGCTGGGTGGCTCTCCCCGCCTGTCCTGGGAGAAGGTCTGTGccctggcggcggcgcgccccGAGGGCTGCAGCGGCAGAGCCTGGGAGGCTCAGGCCGGGGCGAGGGCTGGCGGCGGTGATCTGCCACAGCTCACCGTGGCCGGGGCCCGGCCTCTCCTCTTGCAGCGGTTCCTCTACAAGGCTCTCGGCACGGCCCTGGCAGCTTGTGGGTGTCTGCGCCACGTGCGAGAGCAGACCCTGCAACATCTGGAAGCAACCAACTTCCTGGAGCTGTGGGAGGCACAG GGAATCGTTTCGGTTGTGTCCCGCTGCGCCGAGAGCCACTTCCAGCTGGCATTGTCCTCAGTGCAGCAATTCACGGGGACCTTGAAACACCGGAAG CAGAGCCACGCACTGAGGAACCGCGCTGCTCGTGCGACGCTCATGGTGATCTACGGCCGGATGGCGCTGCGCgcccccagggagcagctgctcaCCCACGTGGAGAGAGACATCGTGGGGAACGTCCTGCAGCTCTACCGAGAGGGCTGCCAG GACGCGCAGCTGAAGCTCTCCCTGGTGCAGAGCGTAACTGAGATCAGCCTTGCCATCCAGGCTGCAGACGCCGGCCCCAGGTTCGAGCTGTGCTGCAAGCGGGAGCTTCTGCAGATGCTGCTG gagGTGATGCAGGAGGAGCCCCAGGAGTCCCCAGTGCAGCCCCGGGCCCTCATGGCTGTGGAGCAGTTGAG CAAGCTGAAGCCCCgtctgagcagggaggaaaaatgcAGCCTCCTGGCTCAGTGCTGCCGGGGCGTCGTGTGCCTCCGTCACCCAGAGCAGATGGAGGCGAGaggggaggcggcagcggctgcTCCAGTGGCACCG GGTGTGCAGGCGCCATCCCTGCGAGCGCTGGGCCAGCTCATGAGAACCCTTCTGCGGGAAGAGCCGGCCCCCATCTGCTTCGAGGACGTGGTACAG GTCCTGCGGCACTGGCTCGCCTCAGCCGAGGAGTGCGAGCGGGAGAGGGCCCTGCAGGTGTGCGTtcagctgctgggtgctcatGAGGAGCAACGCGAGCATGGG CGAGGCCGCGCCTGCGAGCAGTTCGGCTCCCTGGCGGGACTACTGGGGCCTCTGACCTGTGATGCCTCAGCTGCGTCCCGCTGGCGGGCAGCCACCTGCCTCGGCCACCTGCTCCAAATCGGAG CTGAGACCACGGACGTGGCGCCATGCACTAACGAGATCGGGTACCTGCGGGAGAGGCTCAACACCGTCGCCCCCGActctctgctggccacctccacCAACATCGCAAAG CTGGTTTGCAAGCATGTcccccagggccaggctgcagaCTTCATGGACACTGTCATGGAGAGCCTGCAGTGCACCAGGCCCGTGCGCGCGTGGGCTGCTGGGCGGTGGGCACTCACCTTCCTGGGGGACTGCGGAGAGCAAATATTCCaggaggag gtacCTGAACTCGTCACCATCCTCTGCACCTGCCTGCAGAGCACCCAGCAGAGCACCCGCAGGTGCTTTGTGCTGCGAGCGATGTTCATCCTGGCCCGCTGCCACCAGGAACCGGTGATTGACAGTCTCCTCCAGAGGTGTCTGCCCATGGACAG CAACACAGTGGAAGTGTGGAGGAGCCTAGGGAGAAGCGCTCTGGGATACCCAATCCTGGAGCGCTTAACTGAAAAGTTAAGGGCAGCCGGAGACAGCAGCCAGGGGAGCGAGTGCTGCGCTcgggagctgggcagcagccaggctgccctGGAGCCTCACACG atCATCCGCGCCCTCTGTGAGATGgtgtcagtgctgcagagcGAGGGGCTGGTCCAGCACCTGCTTCCTGACCTGCTTCCCAGCCTCCTGGGGCAGGTCAGTGAGACGCTGCGGGAGGAGATGGAACCGTCCCTCAGGGAGCCCGAGAGCTCCGACACGTCAGGCAG gctgtttgtggaggtgctggagctggtgctCTCCAAGTGCCTGGAGGAGCGGTGGCTTCGGCTGCTCCGGGAGCAGGGAGCATGGGCGTCCCTGGCCGAGCCCCAGGCTCACAGCGCTGGCGTGTGTCTTCTGGCGAG CGTGCTGCTCCGCGCGGAGCTTGTCCCACCGCGCCTGCTGCAGAACCTCTCCACCTGGCTGGACTCGTGCTCAGCAAACCTGCGGCTCACGGCCACAGCTTTCTTTGCTGAGGTGAGGCAGCG CTGA